Proteins encoded by one window of Nocardioides euryhalodurans:
- the pyrR gene encoding bifunctional pyr operon transcriptional regulator/uracil phosphoribosyltransferase PyrR codes for MSPEPARPAGDPGQSDGRTVLDDTDIARALTRISHEILERNKGARDLVLLGIPSRGVPLAERVASRIASVEGYDVPVGSLDVTMYRDDLRLKPARPLLPTEIPSGGIDGRTVVLVDDVLFSGRTIRAALDALTEIGRPAAVRLAVLVDRGHRELPIRADFVGKNLPTSLVERVRVTVAEIDGTDAVTIEGTPAERSPA; via the coding sequence GTGTCACCCGAGCCTGCCCGCCCCGCCGGCGACCCCGGTCAGAGCGACGGACGCACCGTCCTCGACGACACCGACATCGCGCGGGCGCTGACCCGCATCTCCCACGAGATCCTCGAGCGCAACAAGGGTGCGCGCGACCTCGTGCTGCTCGGCATCCCCAGTCGCGGGGTCCCGCTCGCGGAGCGGGTCGCATCGCGGATCGCCTCCGTCGAGGGCTACGACGTCCCCGTCGGCTCGCTCGACGTGACGATGTACCGAGACGACCTGCGCCTCAAGCCCGCTCGGCCGCTGCTGCCGACCGAGATCCCCAGCGGCGGGATCGACGGCCGCACCGTGGTCCTGGTGGATGACGTGCTGTTCTCCGGCCGCACCATCCGGGCCGCCCTCGACGCCTTGACCGAGATCGGCCGGCCCGCGGCCGTGCGCCTCGCGGTGCTGGTCGACCGCGGCCACCGCGAGCTGCCGATCCGGGCCGACTTCGTCGGGAAGAACCTCCCCACCTCGCTGGTCGAGCGGGTGCGGGTCACGGTCGCCGAGATCGACGGCACGGACGCGGTCACGATCGAGGGAACCCCGGCCGAGAGGAGCCCGGCATGA
- a CDS encoding dihydroorotase, producing MNSPTHLITNVSVLGGEPTDLLLRDGVVAAVGQISIAEDAEVVDGTGLVALPGLVDLHTHLREPGREDAETVLSGTRAAARGGFTAVHAMANTEPVADTAGVVEQVWRLGREGGYCDVHPVGAVTVGLAGERLAELGAMADSAARVRVFSDDGHCVSDAVLMRRALEYVKAFDGVVAQHAQEPRLTEGAQMNEGELSGRLGLAGWPAVAEEAIIARDCLLAAHVGSRLHVCHVSTAGSVEIVRQAKEKGWNVTAEACPHHLLLTDELAATYDPIYKVNPPLRGAADVEALRAGLADGTIDIVATDHAPHPHEDKDCEWAAAAFGMLGLETALSIVQETMVDPGLLTWEGVAERMSYAPARIGRVADQGQPIVEGAPANVVLYDPSVRRTVEASETASLSRNTPYAGRELPGRVVATFLRGRPTVLDGKLC from the coding sequence GTGAACAGCCCCACCCACCTGATCACGAACGTCTCCGTCCTCGGCGGGGAGCCGACCGACCTGCTGCTGCGCGACGGTGTCGTCGCGGCCGTCGGCCAGATCTCGATCGCCGAGGACGCCGAGGTCGTCGACGGGACCGGCCTGGTCGCCCTGCCTGGCCTGGTCGACCTCCACACGCACCTGCGCGAGCCCGGGCGCGAGGACGCCGAGACCGTGCTCAGCGGCACGCGGGCGGCGGCCAGGGGCGGGTTCACCGCGGTGCACGCGATGGCCAACACCGAGCCGGTCGCCGACACCGCCGGCGTGGTCGAGCAGGTGTGGCGGCTGGGCCGCGAGGGCGGCTACTGCGACGTCCACCCGGTCGGCGCGGTGACCGTGGGGCTGGCGGGGGAGCGGCTCGCCGAGCTGGGTGCGATGGCCGACTCGGCCGCGCGGGTCCGCGTCTTCTCCGACGACGGGCACTGCGTCAGCGACGCGGTGCTGATGCGCCGGGCGCTGGAGTACGTCAAGGCGTTCGACGGCGTCGTCGCCCAGCACGCCCAGGAGCCGCGGCTCACCGAGGGCGCCCAGATGAACGAGGGCGAGCTGTCCGGGCGGCTCGGGCTCGCCGGCTGGCCGGCCGTCGCCGAGGAGGCGATCATCGCCCGCGACTGCCTGCTGGCCGCCCACGTGGGCTCGCGGCTGCACGTCTGCCACGTCTCGACCGCCGGGTCCGTCGAGATCGTCCGGCAGGCCAAGGAGAAGGGCTGGAACGTCACCGCGGAGGCCTGCCCCCACCACCTGCTGCTGACCGACGAGCTGGCGGCGACGTACGACCCGATCTACAAGGTCAACCCGCCGCTGCGCGGTGCCGCCGACGTCGAGGCGCTGCGCGCCGGGCTGGCCGACGGCACCATCGACATCGTCGCCACCGACCACGCACCCCACCCGCACGAGGACAAGGACTGCGAGTGGGCGGCCGCGGCCTTCGGCATGCTCGGCCTCGAGACCGCGCTGTCGATCGTGCAGGAGACGATGGTCGACCCCGGGCTGCTGACCTGGGAGGGCGTGGCGGAGCGGATGTCCTACGCACCGGCGCGGATCGGGCGCGTGGCCGACCAGGGCCAGCCGATCGTCGAGGGCGCACCGGCCAACGTCGTGCTCTACGACCCGTCCGTGCGCCGCACGGTGGAGGCCTCCGAGACCGCGTCGCTCTCCCGCAACACCCCGTACGCCGGGCGCGAGCTGCCCGGCCGCGTCGTGGCGACCTTCCTGCGGGGCCGGCCGACGGTGCTCGACGGAAAGCTCTGTTGA
- a CDS encoding aspartate carbamoyltransferase catalytic subunit, giving the protein MKRHLLSAADLSRTDAELVLETAAEMLALADRPIKKLPALRGRTVVNLFFEDSTRTRISFEAAAKRLSADVINFAAKGSSISKGESLKDTALTLEAMGADAVVIRHGASGAPHRLAHSGWVHSSVVNAGDGTHEHPTQALLDAFTMWRHLGNLDGRRVAIVGDVLHSRVARSNALLLQTLGAEVTLVSPPTLVPVGVEAWGVETSYDLDAVLPKADVVMMLRVQRERMQGGFFPTPREYSRRYGLDARRMATLQDHTIVMHPGPMVRGMEITADVADSDRSVIVEQVTNGVAVRMAVLYLLLSSDSQEDTSL; this is encoded by the coding sequence ATGAAGCGCCACCTGCTGTCAGCGGCCGACCTGAGCCGCACCGACGCCGAGCTCGTCCTCGAGACCGCGGCCGAGATGCTCGCCCTCGCGGACCGGCCGATCAAGAAGCTGCCGGCGCTGCGCGGACGCACGGTCGTCAACCTGTTCTTCGAGGACTCCACGCGCACCCGGATCTCGTTCGAGGCCGCGGCCAAGCGGCTCTCGGCCGACGTCATCAACTTCGCGGCCAAGGGCTCCTCGATCTCCAAGGGCGAGTCGCTCAAGGACACCGCGCTGACGCTCGAGGCGATGGGCGCCGACGCGGTCGTCATCCGGCACGGCGCCTCCGGTGCACCGCACCGGCTGGCCCACTCGGGGTGGGTGCACTCCAGCGTCGTCAACGCCGGCGACGGCACCCACGAGCACCCCACGCAGGCGCTGCTCGACGCGTTCACGATGTGGCGGCACCTCGGCAACCTGGACGGGCGACGCGTCGCCATCGTCGGCGACGTCCTCCACTCGCGGGTCGCCCGCTCCAACGCACTCCTGCTGCAGACCCTGGGCGCCGAGGTGACGCTGGTCTCGCCGCCCACCCTCGTGCCGGTCGGCGTGGAGGCGTGGGGCGTGGAGACGTCGTACGACCTCGACGCGGTGCTGCCGAAGGCCGACGTGGTGATGATGCTGCGCGTCCAGCGCGAGCGGATGCAGGGCGGCTTCTTCCCGACGCCGCGCGAGTACTCGCGCCGCTACGGCCTCGACGCGCGCCGGATGGCGACGCTGCAGGACCACACGATCGTGATGCACCCCGGCCCCATGGTGCGCGGCATGGAGATCACCGCCGACGTGGCCGACTCCGACCGCTCGGTGATCGTCGAGCAGGTCACCAACGGCGTCGCCGTCCGGATGGCGGTGCTCTACCTGCTGCTCAGCTCCGACTCCCAGGAGGACACCTCCCTGTGA
- a CDS encoding dihydrolipoyl dehydrogenase family protein, which yields MATHEVDVVVVGLGPGGEYAAQKLAEAGLDVVGIDRDLVGGECPFYGCIPSKMMIRAADALGEARRVDELAGSAEVSPDWSAVATRIDKQATNHWQDDSHVERLEEAGVRIVRGDGVLDGPGTVRVGEDRYVGARGVVLNVGTSPATLPIDGLAETPYWTNREIVKVTELPASLAVIGGGPIGCELAQAFARFGSAVTVLEVADRLLPPEEPESGELLGRVFRDEGIRVETGITIERVEHDGGFTITTDRGEIEADQLLVAAGRRLNLHGLGLDTVGLDPEARSVPTDERMRAGERLWAVGDITGHGQFTHVSMYQGDIAVRDILGQDGHGAEYHAVSRVTFTDPEVGSVGMSEQQARDAGIDVRVGHADLAASSRGWIHQLGADGLIKLVADADRGVLVGASSVGPSGGEVLGMLALAVHAEVPLDRIASMHFAYPTFHRAVDVAVASIVAP from the coding sequence ATGGCGACGCACGAGGTGGACGTGGTGGTGGTGGGTCTCGGGCCCGGCGGTGAGTACGCCGCCCAGAAGCTCGCCGAGGCTGGCCTGGACGTCGTGGGGATCGACCGTGACCTGGTCGGGGGCGAGTGCCCGTTCTACGGCTGCATCCCGTCGAAGATGATGATCCGGGCCGCGGACGCGCTGGGGGAGGCCCGGCGGGTCGACGAGCTGGCCGGCTCGGCCGAGGTCAGTCCCGACTGGAGTGCGGTCGCCACCAGGATCGACAAGCAGGCCACCAACCACTGGCAGGACGACTCCCACGTGGAGCGGCTGGAGGAGGCGGGGGTCCGGATCGTGCGCGGCGACGGCGTCCTCGACGGCCCCGGCACGGTCCGCGTCGGCGAGGACCGGTACGTCGGCGCTCGCGGCGTCGTGCTGAACGTCGGCACGTCGCCCGCGACGCTGCCCATCGACGGGCTCGCCGAGACGCCGTACTGGACCAACCGCGAGATCGTGAAGGTGACCGAGCTCCCCGCGTCGCTGGCGGTCATCGGCGGTGGGCCGATCGGCTGCGAGCTGGCCCAGGCGTTCGCCCGGTTCGGCTCCGCGGTGACCGTGCTCGAGGTGGCCGACCGGCTGCTGCCGCCCGAGGAGCCCGAGTCCGGCGAGCTGTTGGGCCGGGTGTTCCGCGACGAGGGGATCCGGGTCGAGACCGGCATCACGATCGAGCGGGTCGAGCACGACGGCGGCTTCACGATCACCACCGACCGCGGCGAGATCGAGGCCGACCAGCTGCTCGTCGCCGCCGGCCGGCGGCTCAACCTGCACGGCCTCGGCCTCGACACCGTGGGCCTCGACCCCGAGGCCCGGTCGGTGCCGACCGACGAGCGGATGCGCGCCGGTGAGCGGCTCTGGGCCGTCGGCGACATCACCGGTCACGGCCAGTTCACCCACGTGTCGATGTACCAGGGCGACATCGCCGTGCGCGACATCCTCGGCCAGGACGGTCACGGTGCCGAGTACCACGCGGTCAGCCGCGTCACCTTCACCGACCCGGAGGTCGGGTCGGTCGGGATGAGCGAGCAGCAGGCACGGGACGCGGGGATCGACGTCCGGGTCGGCCACGCCGACCTGGCGGCGTCGAGCCGTGGCTGGATCCACCAGCTGGGGGCCGACGGACTGATCAAGCTGGTCGCCGACGCCGACCGCGGCGTGCTGGTCGGAGCCTCCTCGGTGGGTCCCTCGGGTGGTGAGGTGCTGGGCATGCTGGCGCTCGCCGTGCACGCCGAGGTGCCGCTCGACCGGATCGCGTCGATGCACTTCGCCTACCCGACGTTCCACCGTGCGGTGGACGTCGCGGTCGCCTCGATCGTGGCGCCCTGA
- a CDS encoding superoxide dismutase family protein, protein MFTRTRSRTLAAAGALVLCTAAAATAATSSAGSSGTTGAGAAHQHATGHGHAVLQVVLRGTDGSKVGKVTLKQTGDTVVVKGRAEALTPGFHGFHIHAIGICDPAAAAGPFTSAGGHYTGGDTTHGNHAGDMPPLLVMDDGEASAQFVTDRFGLAELRDLDGSAVMVHAGPDNLANIPTRYSAAGVPGPDAATLATGDAGARVACGVID, encoded by the coding sequence ATGTTCACACGTACGCGATCACGCACGCTCGCAGCCGCAGGAGCCCTGGTGCTCTGCACGGCCGCGGCCGCGACGGCGGCCACGAGCTCCGCAGGAAGCAGCGGCACCACAGGGGCCGGTGCCGCCCACCAGCACGCGACCGGCCACGGGCACGCGGTCCTGCAGGTGGTCCTGCGGGGCACCGACGGGAGCAAGGTCGGCAAGGTGACGCTCAAGCAGACGGGCGACACAGTCGTCGTCAAGGGCCGGGCCGAGGCGCTGACGCCGGGCTTCCACGGGTTCCACATCCACGCCATCGGCATCTGCGACCCGGCCGCCGCGGCCGGACCCTTCACCAGCGCCGGCGGTCACTACACCGGGGGCGACACCACCCACGGCAACCACGCGGGCGACATGCCGCCGCTGCTCGTGATGGACGACGGGGAGGCCTCGGCCCAGTTCGTCACCGACCGGTTCGGACTGGCCGAGCTGCGCGACCTCGACGGCTCGGCCGTGATGGTGCACGCCGGACCCGACAACCTCGCCAACATCCCCACCCGCTACTCCGCCGCAGGAGTCCCGGGTCCGGACGCGGCCACCCTGGCCACGGGGGACGCCGGCGCGCGCGTGGCCTGCGGGGTGATCGACTGA
- a CDS encoding sulfotransferase, with amino-acid sequence MTVRVAMWSGPRNISTAMMRAWENRPDTVVVDEPLYAAYLLRTGLDHPARDEVIASQPTDPDEVVAQLREPLPEGRTVHYAKHMTHHLDAGQDLGWVRDFRTVLLVRDPAEVVASYVRSREACEPEDIGLLQQVWLLDALDEQPPVIDAGDFLRDPEAHLRWLCDWLGIPFTDRMLSWPAGPRDSDGVWAPHWYDAVRASTGFAAWRPRETDLSAHDAAVAGACRPAYERLHALRLRV; translated from the coding sequence GTGACCGTCCGCGTGGCGATGTGGTCCGGCCCGCGCAACATCTCCACGGCGATGATGCGGGCGTGGGAGAACCGGCCCGACACGGTCGTGGTCGACGAGCCGCTCTACGCGGCGTACCTGCTCCGGACCGGCCTCGACCACCCCGCCCGCGACGAGGTCATCGCCTCGCAGCCGACCGACCCCGACGAGGTCGTGGCGCAGCTGCGGGAGCCGCTGCCCGAGGGCCGGACGGTCCACTACGCCAAGCACATGACCCACCACCTCGACGCCGGCCAGGACCTCGGGTGGGTGCGCGACTTCCGGACCGTGCTGCTGGTCCGCGACCCGGCCGAGGTGGTGGCGTCCTACGTGAGGTCCCGCGAGGCCTGCGAGCCCGAGGACATCGGCCTGCTGCAGCAGGTGTGGCTGCTCGACGCGCTGGACGAGCAGCCGCCGGTGATCGACGCCGGCGACTTCCTGCGCGACCCCGAGGCGCACCTGCGGTGGCTGTGCGACTGGCTGGGCATCCCCTTCACCGACCGGATGCTCTCCTGGCCGGCCGGGCCGCGCGACTCCGACGGCGTCTGGGCTCCCCACTGGTACGACGCGGTGCGGGCCTCGACCGGCTTCGCCGCGTGGCGTCCCCGCGAGACCGACCTCAGCGCCCACGACGCCGCGGTGGCGGGGGCCTGCCGGCCGGCGTACGAGCGGCTGCACGCGCTGCGCCTGCGCGTCTGA
- a CDS encoding MinD/ParA family ATP-binding protein: MSYLPADDGPNHRAELRPPTDDPLGGPLTRPLRQAPAEPPAHRTVEPTAPEPAAAATEPEPDRPSDVPSAPRVTSATDFLERRAEHTDHGPATWGWRGKVRKWTGGTVSPQMGPAEMQYARDRRAIQRDFDGPRTIAFLNPKGGAAKTTGVLVAGYTFGTVRGGGVVAWDNNETRGTLGIRGQRGGHTNTTRELLEDLERFNDVYQARIGDLGSFVRSQGDAHFDVLASDERPDVTGTIKAADFTAVHGLLERFYRLILVDTGNNMRAENWLAAAETADLLVVTTTVREDTGYSGLWMLDALQDAGYEDLKRKTITVISEPSSHVDEQLAEDLVEVYEQRTKAVFRVPYDPALVPGSVVPYEQLTDATRMAWVQACAAMASQL; the protein is encoded by the coding sequence ATGTCCTACCTGCCTGCCGATGACGGCCCGAACCATCGCGCGGAGCTGCGCCCACCCACCGACGACCCGCTCGGCGGACCGCTGACCCGCCCGCTGCGTCAGGCCCCGGCGGAGCCCCCGGCCCACCGGACGGTCGAGCCGACCGCGCCGGAGCCCGCGGCGGCGGCAACGGAGCCCGAGCCGGACCGCCCGAGCGACGTACCGTCCGCGCCACGGGTCACCTCGGCCACCGACTTCCTGGAGCGCCGTGCCGAGCACACCGACCACGGGCCGGCGACCTGGGGCTGGCGCGGCAAGGTCCGCAAGTGGACCGGCGGCACCGTGTCGCCGCAGATGGGTCCGGCCGAGATGCAGTACGCCCGCGACCGGCGCGCCATCCAGCGCGACTTCGACGGCCCCCGCACGATCGCCTTCCTCAACCCCAAGGGCGGCGCGGCCAAGACCACCGGCGTGCTGGTCGCCGGCTACACGTTCGGCACCGTCCGCGGCGGCGGCGTGGTGGCGTGGGACAACAACGAGACCCGGGGCACGCTCGGGATCCGCGGCCAGCGCGGAGGCCACACCAACACCACCCGCGAGCTGCTCGAGGACCTCGAGCGCTTCAACGACGTCTACCAGGCGCGGATCGGCGACCTCGGGTCGTTCGTACGCTCCCAGGGCGACGCCCACTTCGACGTGCTCGCCTCCGACGAGCGTCCCGACGTCACCGGCACCATCAAGGCCGCCGACTTCACGGCCGTCCACGGGCTGCTGGAGCGCTTCTACCGGCTGATCCTCGTCGACACCGGCAACAACATGAGGGCCGAGAACTGGCTGGCCGCCGCCGAGACGGCCGACCTGCTGGTCGTCACCACGACCGTCCGCGAGGACACCGGCTACAGCGGCCTGTGGATGCTCGACGCGCTGCAGGACGCGGGCTACGAGGACCTCAAGCGCAAGACGATCACGGTGATCTCGGAGCCGTCCTCCCACGTCGACGAGCAGCTGGCCGAGGACCTGGTCGAGGTCTACGAGCAGCGGACCAAGGCGGTCTTCCGGGTGCCGTACGACCCGGCGCTCGTCCCCGGGTCCGTGGTGCCCTACGAGCAGCTCACCGACGCCACCCGGATGGCGTGGGTGCAGGCCTGCGCCGCGATGGCCTCCCAGCTCTGA
- a CDS encoding aminotransferase class V-fold PLP-dependent enzyme, with protein MTTTSRRTVLGLGLAGGAGAVAGCTSRSDPVGATPSPSSSPTESETAVPAAGDLVVPDFDPRDWASVRAQFPLTTDLAQLAAFVLSPHTAQVSAAIDHHRARLDGDTDAALHDGYQLEGAVRRAASSYAGGTADQVALTDSTTMGISVMYGGLHLRPGDEVLTTTHDFFSTDDALRLVSLRTGATVRRVTLYDDPSAATVDQLTSRLLDAIGPATRVVAVTWVHSSTGVRLPVAEYGAALADLNRGRDPADRVLLCVDGVHGFGAVDVDLPDLGCDFLAAGTHKWLFGPRGTGLVWARDWEPLTELIPTFSGTQGGARLSPGGYHDFEHRWALTEAFRFHERIGRRRVVARTVEQATALKDGLAGIDGVTVVTPSAPEVSAGIVCVDVGGMLPADAVLALRELGVVASATPYQQSHLRFGPSIVTTPADVEAAVGAVSQLV; from the coding sequence ATGACCACCACCAGCCGCCGGACCGTGCTCGGCCTCGGACTGGCCGGCGGCGCCGGAGCCGTCGCCGGCTGCACCTCCCGCAGCGACCCGGTCGGGGCCACGCCCTCACCCTCGTCGTCGCCGACGGAGTCGGAGACGGCGGTCCCTGCTGCCGGCGACCTCGTCGTGCCCGACTTCGACCCCCGGGACTGGGCCTCGGTCCGCGCCCAGTTCCCGCTCACCACGGACCTCGCCCAGCTGGCGGCGTTCGTGCTGTCGCCGCACACGGCCCAGGTCTCGGCGGCCATCGACCACCACCGCGCCCGCCTCGACGGCGACACCGACGCGGCGCTGCACGACGGCTATCAGCTCGAGGGGGCGGTCCGGCGGGCGGCGTCGTCGTACGCCGGCGGGACGGCCGACCAGGTCGCGCTGACCGACAGCACCACGATGGGCATCTCCGTGATGTACGGCGGGCTCCACCTGCGCCCTGGCGACGAGGTCCTGACCACGACCCACGACTTCTTCTCCACCGACGACGCGCTGCGGCTGGTCTCGCTCCGGACCGGCGCCACGGTCCGGAGGGTCACCCTCTACGACGACCCGTCCGCCGCGACCGTCGACCAGCTCACGTCACGGCTGCTGGACGCGATCGGTCCCGCCACCCGGGTCGTCGCGGTGACGTGGGTCCACTCGAGCACCGGCGTCCGGTTGCCGGTCGCGGAGTACGGCGCCGCGCTCGCCGACCTCAACCGGGGTCGGGACCCGGCCGACCGGGTGCTGCTCTGCGTCGACGGCGTGCACGGCTTCGGTGCCGTGGACGTCGACCTGCCCGACCTCGGCTGCGACTTCCTCGCCGCCGGCACCCACAAGTGGCTCTTCGGCCCGCGCGGGACCGGTCTGGTGTGGGCCCGCGACTGGGAACCACTCACCGAGCTGATCCCGACCTTCTCCGGCACCCAGGGCGGGGCGCGACTCTCCCCCGGCGGCTACCACGACTTCGAGCACCGCTGGGCGCTCACGGAGGCGTTCAGGTTCCACGAGCGGATCGGCCGGCGCCGGGTCGTCGCGCGCACGGTCGAGCAGGCGACGGCGCTCAAGGACGGGCTGGCCGGTATCGACGGGGTCACGGTCGTGACGCCGTCCGCCCCGGAGGTCTCGGCCGGGATCGTGTGCGTCGACGTGGGCGGGATGCTCCCGGCCGACGCCGTCCTGGCGCTGCGCGAGCTCGGCGTGGTGGCCAGCGCCACGCCGTACCAGCAGTCCCACCTGCGGTTCGGCCCGAGCATCGTCACCACGCCCGCGGACGTGGAGGCCGCGGTGGGCGCGGTGTCGCAGCTGGTGTGA
- a CDS encoding asparagine synthase-related protein, which translates to MRADGTPRYRASAYVCGALGAADPEALRRLVAASPSPLVEVVSTADVRLSATHRLRAWGEGEPTGGHLWNALAEPGTAVDSAAAAANGWMAAGLTREPGAATLHTDGLGLAEVYTRRVGDAVYFATRIDPLTRIVDAPLTQDEDAWASLLALGAPVGGATPFEEIRRLGPAESLTVRADGHVRRTTGEPDWLATDGHAPEPGEVVELLRAAIPTGDDLSVTLSGGWDSRLLAVLAVGESRDRLQAWTTDADTGSDLDLRLAQPVAHALGAEHTVVRPGPRAWARHAPAARRRMQFQSWMHTWLMPLAGRLHGSRRTVLDGLAGDVLLKSLFVDRVILDAPDPAAALWHRLGGWRLDRGSLLAPGTAVEMAARSRDDVRALVAPYAGHPAAAALSVLATRTSRVVAASPVLLFGPEVPVSVPFVDPRVLAAGLRVPVDQKLGGEFYRRVLATAAPAGVTGLPSTNDVATPRAPRRRRQVHPAAIARLSREVGADPDVVRRLGEPLRARIDEPAALRRLVAGRAAPLAVLQWAALMAQWRSDYRDVLVA; encoded by the coding sequence TTGAGGGCCGACGGCACTCCCCGCTACCGGGCCTCCGCCTATGTCTGCGGAGCCCTCGGTGCCGCGGACCCCGAGGCGCTGCGGCGACTCGTGGCGGCCTCGCCCTCCCCGCTGGTCGAGGTGGTGTCGACCGCTGACGTCCGCCTGAGTGCCACCCACCGGCTCCGGGCCTGGGGTGAGGGGGAGCCGACCGGCGGCCACCTCTGGAACGCCCTGGCAGAACCGGGCACGGCCGTCGACTCCGCAGCGGCGGCGGCGAACGGGTGGATGGCGGCCGGTCTGACACGTGAGCCCGGGGCAGCCACGCTGCACACCGACGGTCTGGGTCTCGCGGAGGTCTACACCCGCCGCGTCGGGGACGCGGTCTACTTCGCGACCCGGATCGACCCGCTCACACGGATCGTGGACGCACCCCTCACCCAGGACGAGGACGCCTGGGCGAGCCTGCTCGCCCTCGGCGCCCCGGTCGGTGGGGCCACGCCCTTCGAGGAGATCCGGCGGCTGGGGCCCGCGGAGTCGCTCACGGTCCGGGCGGACGGCCACGTACGCCGGACCACCGGCGAGCCGGACTGGCTCGCGACCGACGGCCACGCACCCGAGCCCGGCGAGGTCGTGGAGCTGCTGCGCGCGGCCATCCCGACCGGGGACGACCTGTCCGTCACGCTCTCGGGCGGCTGGGACTCGCGGCTGCTGGCGGTGCTCGCCGTGGGGGAGTCCCGCGACCGGCTGCAGGCCTGGACCACTGACGCGGACACGGGGAGCGACCTCGACCTGCGCCTCGCCCAGCCGGTGGCGCACGCGCTGGGTGCGGAGCACACGGTGGTCCGGCCGGGGCCGCGGGCCTGGGCCCGGCACGCGCCCGCGGCGCGGCGACGGATGCAGTTCCAGTCGTGGATGCACACCTGGCTGATGCCGCTGGCGGGACGGCTGCACGGCAGCCGGCGTACGGTGCTCGACGGCCTCGCGGGTGACGTTCTCCTCAAGAGCCTGTTCGTCGACCGCGTGATCCTGGACGCCCCCGACCCCGCCGCCGCGCTCTGGCACCGGCTCGGCGGGTGGCGGCTGGACCGCGGGTCGCTGCTGGCCCCCGGCACGGCGGTCGAGATGGCGGCTCGCAGCCGCGACGACGTCCGCGCCCTCGTGGCGCCGTACGCCGGCCACCCCGCCGCGGCCGCGCTCTCTGTCCTCGCCACCCGGACCAGCCGGGTCGTCGCCGCCTCCCCGGTGCTGCTGTTCGGCCCCGAGGTCCCGGTGAGCGTGCCCTTCGTGGACCCCCGCGTCCTGGCCGCGGGCCTGCGCGTGCCCGTCGACCAGAAGCTCGGCGGCGAGTTCTACCGCCGGGTCCTGGCCACGGCCGCTCCGGCCGGCGTCACCGGGCTTCCGTCCACCAACGACGTCGCCACCCCGCGGGCCCCCCGGCGTCGCCGACAGGTCCACCCGGCTGCCATCGCCCGGCTGAGCCGCGAGGTCGGCGCGGACCCCGACGTCGTGCGCCGACTGGGCGAGCCGCTGCGCGCACGCATCGACGAGCCGGCCGCCCTGCGGCGGCTCGTGGCCGGTCGCGCCGCACCCCTGGCCGTGCTGCAGTGGGCCGCCCTGATGGCGCAGTGGCGGTCGGACTACCGCGACGTGCTCGTGGCCTGA
- a CDS encoding aminotransferase class IV: MATGTHDHADDPRNHEILVWVDGRLRPRAEAVVSVFDSGFVLGDGVWEGLRVHHGHPAFLERHLDRLWQGATAIMLDIGMTREELTRALYDTLAANGMHDGVHVRLMVTRGVKSTPYQDPRMTIGPATVVIIAEHKEPMPATVSEGITLFTTHVRRATPDTLDPKLNAHSKLNDITACIQAYTAGADEALMLDPHGFVATCNSTHFFVVLGPPEEPEVWTSDGRFCLGGITRGNVLEVCRDAGITARETTFSLTDVYSAREAFVTGTFAGLVPVRSVDGRTIGTGSRGPVVERLQGLYAEHVTADVAGRVAP; this comes from the coding sequence ATGGCCACCGGCACCCACGACCACGCGGACGACCCGCGCAACCACGAGATCCTGGTCTGGGTCGACGGCCGGCTACGACCGCGCGCCGAGGCGGTGGTCTCGGTCTTCGACTCCGGCTTCGTCCTCGGCGACGGGGTCTGGGAGGGCCTGCGGGTGCACCACGGGCACCCCGCGTTCCTCGAGCGCCACCTCGACCGGCTCTGGCAGGGCGCCACCGCGATCATGCTCGACATCGGCATGACCCGCGAGGAGCTGACCCGGGCCCTCTACGACACGCTCGCCGCCAACGGGATGCACGACGGCGTGCACGTCCGGCTGATGGTGACCCGGGGCGTGAAGTCGACGCCCTACCAGGACCCGCGGATGACGATCGGACCCGCGACCGTCGTCATCATCGCCGAGCACAAGGAACCGATGCCGGCGACGGTCTCCGAGGGCATCACCCTGTTCACCACCCACGTACGGCGCGCCACCCCCGACACGCTCGACCCCAAGCTCAACGCCCACAGCAAGCTCAACGACATCACCGCCTGCATCCAGGCCTACACCGCCGGCGCCGACGAGGCCCTGATGCTCGACCCCCACGGCTTCGTGGCCACCTGCAACTCCACGCACTTCTTCGTCGTCCTCGGTCCGCCCGAGGAGCCCGAGGTCTGGACCTCGGACGGTCGGTTCTGCCTCGGCGGGATCACCCGCGGCAACGTCCTCGAGGTGTGCCGCGACGCGGGGATCACCGCGCGGGAGACGACCTTCAGCCTCACCGACGTCTACAGCGCGCGGGAGGCGTTCGTGACCGGGACCTTCGCCGGGCTGGTCCCGGTCCGCAGCGTCGACGGCCGCACCATCGGCACGGGCTCCCGCGGACCCGTCGTCGAACGATTGCAGGGCCTGTACGCCGAGCACGTCACGGCTGACGTCGCCGGACGGGTCGCGCCGTGA